The proteins below are encoded in one region of Rhodothermia bacterium:
- the rsmH gene encoding 16S rRNA (cytosine(1402)-N(4))-methyltransferase RsmH, with the protein MKRNRKVNTIGTDVGAPQPYATAYHAPVLCKEVCTNLITDLNGVYIDGTLGGGGHSAALLDLLGPQARVIGIDQDADALREAQGRLGHDARFFALFGNFSNTEALLQERGIETVTGILLDLGVSSHQLDDRSRGFSFQGSGPLDMRMDPNIGSPASEWINHLDEQALRRIIWNYGEEKRAVAIVRNILKHRPFETTEAFANCIREVSKGPEQHKTLARVFQAFRIAVNGELEVLEAALSATPSLLKPTGRLAVITYHSLEDRPVKRFMKFGNFEGVAHKDFFGNLITPWQPVLPKVIVATDSEVQSNPRARSAKLRIVARTESPTP; encoded by the coding sequence ATGAAGCGCAACCGGAAGGTGAACACCATAGGCACGGACGTCGGCGCACCACAACCATATGCAACCGCGTATCATGCCCCTGTTCTTTGTAAAGAAGTCTGTACGAACCTGATTACAGATCTAAATGGTGTATATATTGACGGTACGCTGGGCGGTGGAGGTCATAGTGCAGCTTTATTGGATCTTTTAGGCCCACAAGCGCGGGTGATCGGGATAGACCAAGATGCAGATGCGCTAAGAGAAGCCCAAGGAAGATTAGGCCATGATGCACGTTTTTTTGCCTTATTTGGCAACTTTAGCAATACCGAAGCATTACTACAAGAACGAGGTATCGAAACAGTAACGGGCATTTTATTAGACCTTGGGGTTTCATCGCACCAACTGGATGATCGGTCGCGGGGCTTTAGTTTTCAAGGAAGTGGTCCATTGGATATGCGCATGGATCCAAATATCGGTTCTCCAGCTTCTGAATGGATTAACCATCTTGACGAGCAAGCTCTAAGACGGATTATTTGGAACTACGGAGAAGAAAAAAGAGCGGTAGCGATCGTGCGTAACATCCTAAAACATCGTCCTTTTGAAACCACCGAAGCGTTTGCCAACTGCATACGGGAAGTTTCTAAAGGCCCGGAACAGCACAAGACCTTGGCACGGGTTTTCCAAGCTTTCCGAATTGCTGTAAACGGAGAATTAGAAGTATTAGAGGCGGCGCTATCCGCAACGCCTTCGCTACTTAAACCTACCGGCAGGCTTGCGGTCATTACATACCACTCGCTGGAAGACCGCCCAGTGAAACGATTTATGAAATTTGGAAACTTTGAGGGAGTAGCACATAAAGATTTCTTTGGAAACCTGATAACGCCTTGGCAACCGGTTTTACCGAAAGTCATTGTCGCAACCGATAGCGAAGTTCAATCCAACCCGCGTGCCCGAAGTGCAAAGTTGCGTATCGTGGCACGAACAGAATCACCAACACCATGA
- a CDS encoding PASTA domain-containing protein — protein MADIRNQIFNRLTVTLALLGILPILILGQMVRLVWFKGDELRTRGREQANALEVIPAMRGAILDRDGRTLAVNEARYDLYADITTSIKLPKNNQILSFDKERVRFIRYLSALTSRPEAHYALRIRNGENKRNILIAQRLTEEQKRKIEWWGVPGLMFRQTMSRHYNNGVLASNVLGYVANGAGKVGLELLYNTLLAGEDGKRPLQKSRPIALPDGAYTIRQQAISDGPVIEPRHGESLLLTLDLGWQTILEEELLKGVESVGATWGTAIAIDPKTGGILAMANVPTFDPNLPSRVINPNWDPNSAQINHAVQSQIEPGSTFKLMPALAALTLNKVSYRDSFATGGGRWNFHGNIVRDDHPRGKLSFADVLVHSSNIGIGQVAEKIKDGDFYQFLRFMGFGQATLVDLPGEANGALIRPGKWNRITKNSMSRGYNVNVSPLQMVMAYAALANDCKLMRPYLVKERRLQDGRTTWKAAPQMVRQFCSPQVAKSLRENAFERAVELPNGTGNPAYIQGLRIGGKTGTARKTINGVYTDGHYRASFAGFFPADQPEAVMMIVLDEPKTNIYGGETAAPIFKNIAKRLVPLLPNVSRRLSPMLNSPKRTEAPVPNVMGVPATVAITRLMASGFQVAPTASPWATVERQQPKAGSIQKLGAIVTLTLNEESPKPLTEMPDVRGMDARQAMNWLTARGIKVVLKGGGRVLTQNPNPGAAVPQTATIFGYE, from the coding sequence ATGGCTGACATAAGAAACCAAATCTTCAACCGCTTGACGGTTACACTTGCCTTGCTGGGCATCTTGCCAATCCTTATTCTTGGGCAAATGGTTCGTCTTGTCTGGTTCAAAGGGGATGAGTTACGAACCCGTGGCCGTGAGCAAGCCAATGCCTTGGAGGTCATTCCTGCCATGAGAGGCGCTATTTTAGACCGAGATGGCCGTACCCTTGCCGTCAATGAGGCACGGTACGACCTTTATGCAGATATAACCACATCTATCAAACTACCAAAAAACAACCAGATTTTAAGTTTCGACAAAGAACGGGTGCGTTTTATACGCTACCTTTCTGCATTAACGAGCCGCCCTGAAGCGCACTATGCTTTAAGAATCCGCAATGGCGAAAACAAACGCAATATCCTGATTGCCCAACGTCTTACCGAAGAACAAAAGCGTAAAATTGAATGGTGGGGCGTACCCGGACTTATGTTCAGACAAACCATGTCGCGACACTACAACAATGGTGTTCTTGCCAGTAATGTGCTTGGATATGTTGCAAATGGCGCTGGGAAAGTTGGCTTAGAGCTACTGTATAACACGCTCTTGGCCGGCGAGGATGGGAAGCGCCCTCTTCAGAAAAGCCGCCCTATTGCACTACCCGACGGCGCTTATACTATTCGTCAACAAGCTATTTCGGACGGCCCCGTAATCGAACCCCGCCATGGAGAGTCTCTCCTCCTTACCTTAGACTTAGGATGGCAAACCATTTTGGAGGAAGAACTACTGAAAGGTGTAGAAAGTGTAGGCGCAACTTGGGGAACCGCCATAGCTATTGATCCCAAAACAGGTGGAATTTTAGCCATGGCCAATGTCCCTACCTTCGATCCGAATCTGCCTTCACGAGTCATCAACCCCAATTGGGATCCGAACAGTGCCCAAATTAACCATGCTGTCCAATCTCAGATTGAGCCGGGGTCAACCTTTAAGCTCATGCCTGCTTTGGCGGCATTGACCCTAAACAAGGTTTCCTACCGAGATTCTTTTGCAACAGGCGGTGGGCGGTGGAACTTTCACGGCAACATCGTCCGGGATGACCACCCCCGTGGGAAACTAAGTTTCGCTGATGTCTTGGTTCATTCTTCCAACATTGGTATTGGACAAGTGGCCGAGAAGATTAAAGATGGAGATTTTTACCAGTTCCTCCGGTTTATGGGTTTTGGCCAGGCCACTCTGGTGGATCTTCCCGGAGAAGCTAATGGGGCACTAATTCGCCCCGGAAAATGGAACAGGATTACCAAAAACTCTATGAGCCGAGGATACAATGTAAATGTTTCGCCCTTGCAAATGGTCATGGCTTATGCCGCCTTGGCCAATGATTGTAAATTGATGCGGCCTTATCTGGTAAAAGAACGACGGCTCCAAGATGGGCGCACCACATGGAAAGCCGCTCCACAAATGGTTCGCCAATTTTGTAGCCCACAAGTAGCAAAGAGCCTTCGGGAAAACGCCTTTGAACGCGCCGTAGAACTACCTAATGGGACGGGGAATCCCGCATATATACAAGGGTTGAGGATTGGTGGAAAAACGGGTACTGCCCGCAAAACCATCAACGGGGTTTACACCGATGGTCATTATCGTGCTTCTTTCGCAGGATTCTTCCCCGCAGACCAACCAGAAGCCGTGATGATGATCGTTTTAGATGAACCGAAAACCAATATCTACGGCGGCGAAACGGCAGCACCTATTTTCAAAAACATTGCCAAAAGACTGGTTCCCTTGCTTCCGAATGTGAGCAGGCGGCTTAGCCCGATGCTAAACAGTCCCAAACGAACCGAAGCACCCGTTCCCAATGTGATGGGCGTTCCGGCAACGGTTGCGATTACCCGCCTCATGGCCTCTGGATTCCAAGTTGCACCCACCGCTAGCCCATGGGCAACCGTAGAGCGCCAGCAACCCAAAGCAGGAAGCATACAAAAGTTAGGAGCCATCGTCACCCTAACATTGAACGAGGAATCACCCAAGCCCCTGACCGAAATGCCCGACGTCCGAGGCATGGATGCTCGCCAAGCGATGAATTGGCTAACCGCCCGTGGCATTAAGGTGGTCTTAAAAGGCGGTGGAAGGGTGCTCACCCAAAACCCCAATCCGGGCGCTGC
- the mraZ gene encoding division/cell wall cluster transcriptional repressor MraZ encodes MAGFKGQADYSVDAKGRVALPAKMRRVLSPAANDTFVITRGIEQCIYLYPLDVWDRKEAEEFENLNQYETETRAMLRSMYRWADEETLDAQGRVSISKRLIEFAGITDKVTILGALDRIEIWNPEILSAELTEEDTQYGMRIQTVMGKRGSS; translated from the coding sequence ATGGCAGGTTTTAAAGGACAAGCAGACTATTCAGTAGATGCCAAGGGGCGCGTAGCTCTTCCGGCGAAAATGCGCCGTGTCCTAAGCCCAGCCGCCAATGATACATTTGTCATCACACGTGGTATTGAACAATGTATCTACTTGTACCCCTTAGACGTTTGGGATAGAAAAGAGGCCGAAGAGTTTGAAAACCTGAATCAATACGAGACAGAAACAAGAGCCATGCTCCGTTCCATGTACCGCTGGGCAGATGAAGAAACCTTAGATGCACAAGGGCGCGTGAGTATCTCTAAACGGCTGATTGAGTTTGCAGGAATCACCGACAAAGTGACCATCCTCGGTGCTTTAGATCGCATTGAGATTTGGAATCCGGAAATTTTATCTGCCGAATTGACAGAAGAAGATACACAATATGGTATGCGCATTCAGACGGTGATGGGTAAAAGAGGATCTTCATGA